tTAATGATAACATTAAGATAATCAGAACTTCTTATGTAATGTATcattttgattttctcttttggaTGGCCTGGCCATAAGGAAGATGAACGTTACCTTAAGGTTGTTGCATTCAGCTGTTGTCATTAGCAACAGGTCAGACCTGCCTTTCATTCCCTAAGGTAAAGCAGTGTCATTTTGCATCTTTGTAACTTTTACCcttaaggaaaatgggaaaaaatggcatctgattttaaaattattttgagcctagtttaaaaaaaattttttcattcagAATGCCCAAATGTAAAGTTGAAATAgctatttttgtgtatatatataatgtctCTTTTGAGTTTTTTATCCTTTTTGGGAGGAAATCAAAACCCGATTTTATATTGAGGAGATGGTTTATTGGATCTCCTGCGTTTCTGAATTAAAGGCCACTTTCTTCTGTTGTAATAAGGAATCACACAGGGATATGAtgtccattttattttgttataggagAAAAGGAGGATTGAATTTCCAATAAATGAATTTCCAGTCTTTATCTCTCATGTAATCATAGCTGAAAATTATTCAGCACTTACTGTGCGTCAGACATGTTTACAGGCTTTGCGTACtaattcatttgttctttataaTCACCTGTTTGTAGAAGGGATTATTACTATTCCCTCTTATAGATAAGGCAAAATTGAGCACAAAGTGTATTACCTGAAATGCGCAAGGTGCATTACTAATAggagagctgagatttgaatacAGGCAGAGTACCAAGtccttttttttgaaaatattttgttttttattatcacCACAGTGGTAAACAACTTTATGCTTATGCTCTTTATAGATCACTGGCACACACATAAttcaaaacccacaaaaaagCTAAGAGTCTTTACATAAGATATATTCTTTCTAAAAATCCTTCCTGTATGCCAGTCTATCCTCAAGCAGTAAAATTTAATtatgcaccattttatatttaatatgtcaCATTTACATAGCAAAATAATGAAGGCACAGCTAATACAAGCAAACTTAAACCCTTTCTACATCTGAGCCGGGGGTAGGGGCACACACTTGGATTGGTTCttcaagtatatattttttccaaacatATTAGCTTCATTGAAGAGTTCTGATGATTTTCACAGCTACACCCTAAAAGCTACAAGACATAGACTTCACAAGGATCAAACTACATAACACTGGATACACATGCTTTACGTAATTTGCTACATTCTACATCTCTTCAAGTAAATTAATGCTTCTAAGATGCTGGGTAAAGTGAtttaatacttaaacatttttaccTTTGTAAATAGACACTACCAAGAAAACACATAAACATGAGGTCATAACTAATGAGTACATATGTTGACGATATTATACAAGTTTTACAATCTCCTTGGAACCATGTTTCTCTAAATTCAAACATTCAGAACATTTTTTAGAATTAGAAATGGCAGTTTTCCTGGCCTCGTTAATAGTAGAGTCATGATCTCCATCGCAGGCTTCCTCGATGTCATCCCTTTCCTGAAGAAGAAAGCTGATTGATGTCTAGGTTACACAGCAATGTCTTAAAAGATGACGTTTTTCTCGAGCTCTGCTTTGTCTGCACCGGGAGACGTCAGGACTAGGGAAACTGAAGAGTGACGCAGTGAGAACGCGGTTGGCCTTGCTCGGTGTGGGTGTGTAGAGTGATGGCTGGGTGATGCATGGGTTTCAAAGTGACGCTCTTCACTTCCCATCTGTTGACACCCTGTACAAGTCTCAGTTCGAGTCCTCACAGCAGAGatcatgaaaaattaattttatgtttaatttggtTTTCTTCCACACCTTTTGATATATTTACTATGTTCAAAATGAAAGTCAAATTTGACATGGGCTGGCCAGGATCGAATTGTTTCAATTTAATCAATTTTAGGAATGTCAGAATAGATTCACATTGTATTTTGGTCCAAAAACCTGAGCCTTTTAAGTCCACCAatattcaaaaaaacagaaaacaaaaacaaaaaagctgtcTTCTCGGCCAGCTCGCTCCTCCGCGGCTGCCGCTCTTACTTCTTGGCGTCATCCGGCATCTCGGCGTGGGCGCCCCCATCGTCGGCGCGCGCGGCAGcctcgtcctcctcctcctcctcggcgtcctcctcctcctcgtactcttcctcctcctcctcctccccctccaagGTCCATGCACACCCCTCCATCTCTCCGGTCAGCTCCTGAATCTTGGCAAGTAGGGGCTTATAGATGTCGTTATACTTCTTTTCCAGAGCCTGAAATTCCTTATCAAATTTGGCTTCTATCTTATCGCATCGCTTCTGCAGCTTTTTGAGAGCCAGGACTCGGCATTTCACCGAATTAGGCAGGCTCTCGATAAAGTCATTTTTTGGCTTTGGCGCATTCTCGGCGGGGGTCTGGGGCTCTTCGGCCATCGGAGCCGCCGCGCCATTCGAGTCGCCCGGCGCACCGTCTGAGTCGCCCCCCTGTGCGCCGCCTTCGGCCATTACCTCCTCGGCTGcctcggccgccgccgccgcctggcTGGGCTCCGCGGGCCCCTGGTTCTCCGAGTCGGCCATGTTAGCAGAGGCTCCGCAGCGGTCGAGGTGGCTCCCGGCTCCCGCAGACACCCTGCACCCGCGCCGTCCGGAGCGATCTAGCGGATGCGGCAAGCTGCGGTGACGCGCGCGCGGCAACGCCGCTGACGTCGGCCGCGGCCCGCCCCTTTGGGTCCCGGCCGGTGACTGGCTCCCCGCCGTCAGCTGACGGCCGTGCGCTCATACTGCACCAGATTCCTCCTGTTGCTACCCTGTCATCTCCCTGGGCTCTTGAACACCCTCTCTCCAGTTTACCCGCCGCCCCCGCACCCTCATGAGCTTGGCTGGGAATGCAGATGGCGCCTGCGGCACTTTTTCACAACTGCGTCTGCGGCCTCAGCTGGAGTTCTGAGCGAGCCTCGCTGCCATCCTTGCCCTCACACGTCTGTCAGTACATCTGTCTTAGCCTTTGTCCACATCTCTCCATAGCAGGTGTCGGGATACCTCTTAGATGTCTCCAAATTCCTCTCCAGAAAAGGGAAGCATGAGAGATAGGGCTCCTTTACGCCCTTTCAGCGATCTGGGTGCAAATTGTGGAGACAGGACTGTGCTTAGACGCGCAGGCTGCCCTCTCTGACCATCCAACAACCCCTCTGGCTATCGTGTACACCTACATAGCATGTCTTCGTGGCAAGGTGTCTCAACAAGAGGGTCCCCGGAAGCGGGTTTGGAGCCATTTTGGCAGGCATTCTTACGGCTCTGGGTATCCTGGCATATGTTCTAGAAGACTCTATGGAATCTTTAGCCTGTGGGAAGGAATAAAGGTGGTGGGGGACCAAATAAAAGCGAGGGTCTCACAGCATGGGGCTCAGGGCAGGGACCCCCTCTGTTCTTGGTTGACGCATGGACGTAGCCTGCTTTCCACTGGGGACAAACGCACAGGTGTGTGTACAGTGGAGGCGCTCCGCAGCTAGTTCACGGTCCGCGGTGAGGGCCCTGTGCCGTGTATCTGAGAACACTGAAAAGGTCTTCCGCAGCAAACGCTTGCTCTCTGATCGCACGGTGAGCAGATGTTTCAGTTCCTTACTTTGTTCACTGAGTCAAAATGAGAGCTTCTAGAGTGAGGATTGGGGCTCAGATGTTAGGACTTCCAGGTAGTCCTCAGAAACTCTTTTAAATTAAGCattactgatttaaatgtttctttttgttgttgttttgagaaaagagtctcacttgttgccctcagtagagtgctgtggcgtcatagctcacagcaaccttagactcttgggctcaagcgattctcacaCCTCTGCCTCccggatagctgggactacaggcgcccgccacagcacctggctatttttagagacagggtcactctctggctcaggttggtctggaatctgtgagtttaggcaatccacctgcctcagtctcccagagtgcttggattacaggtgtgagccaccacgcccagtccttaaatggttttctttcactaTATTAAGACTTGAAGCTTTATGAATAAGACTCTCAGAAAATAAAGTACAGTTGGTGCCATCTTTTGGTTCTTGTGAATATTAAATTAGTTCACAATGTGTAAAGCACTTAATGTTGACAGATAGCAAGCACTTGctaagtgttttaatttttttacaaaatgattgcatttgttaatataCAAAGATATTTATCTATGATAGTATTTTCTCTTAGAAAACATCACCTTTGTGCCCCCCCCAAAGAAAGTAACCATTAACAAAAGGCCAAAggggggcctgtggctcaaggagtaggccgctggccccatatacagatggggcaggttcaaacccagccccagccaaaaactgcaattaaaaaataaaattaaaacaaaacaaaacaaacaaaaagaaaaaaaagaaggccaaaGGCCCAATTTATTCCCATCCTAGTTTTTTATGTACTTGTGATTCCTGTTGTCTATTTTACCTTTAATTCTGCTCCAGAGAATAATTTACTTTCCCCCTTCTCTGTTACTATTTGTAATGacggtatttttttgtttttttttttgtttgttttgttttttagacagtcttactctgtcacctgggtagagtgctatggcatcacaacaacctcaacctcccgggctcaagtgatcctcttgcctcagcctcccctgagtagctggactataagCACTGCCCCtacgtctggctactttttctgttttaagctCAAGGGTTCCACCCACCGcaggctcccagagtgttgggatttcCATATGAGTTGCTGCACCCagccaacagaaatttattaaggTTGAAATTTCAGTCTTAGTCCTGATGAAATTTGATGTAATGTTACATAGTATCTACATTTgattggagatatatatatatatatatatatatatatatatatatatatatatatatatattccatctGCATCCATATCTTCCATATTGTTTTATGTCTCGATGGCTTCAGCAATCTTGagtttaggaatttttttctcgTTTTATAGATAATAAACTAACAAGCAGAATAAAGGGAAACAGTCTATTACTACCATGtctgtgggtcattacaaaagttttaagatacacaaaactcaggaaacataaaatctgcacagcagaaaataaatgaagccttcccagcagcAGTGATAAGcggagcaagttgaaacttgcacgtgtgaatcagaaaggacattgttgactgtgtttcttggaaatgaaataatggaccataacacagtctgtctcaaaactttgggagtaggctcagcacctgtagctcagtggctagggcaccagccgcatacactggagctggcaggtttgaatccagcctgggcttgctgaacatcagtgacaactacaacaaaatagccaggtgttgtggtgggcatctgtagtcccagatacttgggaggctgaggcaagagaatcgcttaagcccaagagtttgagttttctgtgggctgtgacacctcggcattctaccgagggtgacagttgagactctgtctcaaaacataacaaaacaaaacaaaaaaactttcggAGTGACCTATATGTCACTTAATTGGCAGAATTAGGGCAGCAGGCCCTCTGATTCCTATTGTAGAGAAATTGTAACAGACTTAAAATCTAAAACAGTCTCAAATTTTAATTAAGTCTATTTGATGAACTTAACTTGCTTGAGACAGCCATAATTTGCTCATCATTCAAAATTTTTATGTTTGCATCTCAACAGATCTTAAAACTTAGTGTTCAGCTAGGCTGGTTTTTCAAGTCTGGtgtattgaggtataatttactcACAATAAAATTTACTCCCTGTTGGGTACTTTGGGAAAACAAATACTATCTTCTGAGCACTATAGTAATGAAGATACAACAGTAACATCTGCCTCCCCCTCCAATTCCCTTGTGGTCCTCTCCCACTCTCAGCTATGGGACCATTGATctattttccatctttaaaaattctgttttttggccaggtgcagtggctctcgcctgtaatcctagcactctgggaggccaaggcaggtggattgcttgagctcaggagttttctagaccagcctgaacaagagtgagactcccatctctagggaggctgaggcaggaggattgctcaagccctagagcaggcgtcctcaaactgcggcccgtgggccacatgaagtggtgtgaattgtatttgttcccattttgttttttacttcaaagtaagatatgtgcagtgtgcataggaatttgttcacagtttttgtttttttttaaactatagtccggccctccaatagtctgagggacagtgaattggccccctgtttaaaaagtttgaggacgcctgccctagagtctgaggttgctgtgagctatgatgttatggccagtgtgacagagtgagactctgtctcaaaaaaaacctaaaaacaaaaaacagataatcattctgttttttacatcatgtcatacaaatggaatcataggAATGTAGCCTTTTGAGTTGTTCACTAGCACAATACATTTGAAATTCATCtgtgttggcttggcacctgtagctcagtggctagggcaccagccacatgcaccagagctggcaggttcgaatccagcctgggcctgccaaacaacagtgacaactacaaccaaaaaaacagctgggcattgtggcaggctgaagcaagagaattacttaaacccaagagttggaggttactgtgagctgtgatgccatggcactctacccagggtgacagcttgagactatctcaaaaaaaaaaaaaaaaagaaaagaaaaaaagaaaaagaaattcatctaTGTTGTGTATATTAGTAACtcgtttctttttattattgagtagtATTCCCATTTGTgatgtttccagtttttttatgattctgaataatgctgctgtaatGATTGATCTACAGATTTCTCTatgaacatatgtttttatttctcttgggcaaATACCTAGCAGTAGGATTTCTGGATCATAcaataaatgtatgtttaactttataagaagcTAACacattgttttccaaaatggcttgCCTTAGTCCAATTAGTGATGCTATAAGGAAAACCAGAGGCTGAGTAACGTATAAAGGAAAGAGATTTTCAAGCTTACCGGTCTGCTGGCTAGATGGTTCAAGATTGAGCATCTGGTGAGGGTGTTGGGTgtttccactcatggcagaaggtgaaggCCAGCCAGCATGAGCAGAGATCATATGGCGgcgagggagggagagagggagagagagagagaacgcaAAGCCCCCTCTCATGGGGACTAGCAAAGCAAGGGCTCACTCACTGCTTAACCTATTCGTGAGGAGTCCACCCCATGACTCCAAACATCcccccacctccaacattgggaGATTCACATTTCAACATTTAGAGATTTGGAGATGTCCAAACTGTATTGTGGCTGTAGTTTTGCTTTCACTCCAGCAGTAACTGATAGTTACAGTTGTGACAGTATTCCCTGTTGTCTTTTGGTATTAGATATTGTGCGATCTCTTTTTTCCTAATATAATAGCTATGTAGTATTATCCTTAATGATTAATGATACTGAGTATTTCCCAGTGTGCTTATGTGCCATTGTTATATCTTCCTTAATAAAATGCCTGTTTAGATCCTTTTCCCAGTTTCTAAATTGGATGGTTTGCTTTCTTCTGgagttttaaatattctttatatgtTCTAGATCCAAGTCCTTTATGAGACAtgtatt
This Nycticebus coucang isolate mNycCou1 chromosome 1, mNycCou1.pri, whole genome shotgun sequence DNA region includes the following protein-coding sequences:
- the NAP1L5 gene encoding nucleosome assembly protein 1-like 5, producing the protein MADSENQGPAEPSQAAAAAEAAEEVMAEGGAQGGDSDGAPGDSNGAAAPMAEEPQTPAENAPKPKNDFIESLPNSVKCRVLALKKLQKRCDKIEAKFDKEFQALEKKYNDIYKPLLAKIQELTGEMEGCAWTLEGEEEEEEEYEEEEDAEEEEEDEAAARADDGGAHAEMPDDAKK